In Coturnix japonica isolate 7356 chromosome 7, Coturnix japonica 2.1, whole genome shotgun sequence, one DNA window encodes the following:
- the RBM43 gene encoding RNA-binding protein 43 isoform X1: MSFLSAQDMGQAAKSARTVVISGVPDGVLSNDVMSDILVIHFQKAKNNGGDVEEVKYPTTEQGVAYITFEDPGVAESVLQKNEHRLEDRRLPRYYPLKVSPYCENVFSSVTAVLDMSVFRDKFVLEDLIQELKKKNTALRFGSLQPNGHIPVQGSFPAIKWLRDFLLLKAKSLSEDKKEESKSHQRPKKRLQKRRLTREVNDFVRDAEGEKQEVVLDTDIYLYMKHFFFKELLTNTDVVISNITDGDITTLHLQRGRSRRDAGQVLRVKEKIENQSVRLLKSLRKERIDLERCTRDKKKCRSVCESVKSRYPDVLVIPYDTHIDVIGSSSTVFKFTQEVNKKIQSLFQNR, from the exons ATGTCATTTCTCTCTGCACAGGACATGGGACAGGCTGCAAAGTCAGCAAGGACCGTCGTCATCTCTGGTGTTCCAGATGGTGTTCTGAGCAATGATGTCATGAGTGACATCCTGGTGATTCATTTCCAAAAGGCAAAGAATAATGGTGGAGATGTGGAAGAAGTGAAGTACCCAACAACGGAACAAGGAGTTGCATATATAACTTTTGAAGATCCAGGAG TTGCAGAGAGTGTTCTACAGAAGAACGAGCATCGACTAGAAGACAGGAGGCTGCCCAGGTACTATCCTCTGAAAGTGAGCCCTTACTGTGAAAAT GTCTTCAGCTCTGTCACAGCTGTCCTCGATATGTCTGTTTTCAGAGACAAATTTGTTTTGGAGGATCTAATACAAGAGCTTAAAAAGAAGAACACGGCTTTGAGATTTGGCTCTTTGCAACCCAACGGGCATATTCCTGTTCAAGGGTCATTTCCAGCAATCAAATGGCTGAGAGACTTCCTTTTACTAAAAGCAAAATCCCTCTCAGaggacaaaaaggaagaaagtaaatcCCATCAGAGACCAAAGAAGAGGCTGCAGAAGCGCAGACTCACCAGAGAGGTGAATGATTTTGTTCGTGATGCGGAAGGGGAGAAGCAAGAGGTTGTTCTTGACACAGATATATATCTCTATATGAAGCACTTCTTCTTCAAGGAGCTCCTTACAAATACTGACGTTGTGATTTCTAACATCACTGACGGTGATATAACTACCCTACATCTTCAGAGAGGCAGAAGCAGGCGTGATGCTGGACAGGTATTAAGAGTCAAGGAGAAGATTGAAAATCAGTCTGTAAGACTTCTTAAGAGTTTACGTAAAGAAAGGATCGACTTGGAGAGGTGCACCAGAGataagaagaaatgcagatcGGTGTGTGAAAGTGTGAAATCCCGCTACCCTGATGTTTTGGTCATCCCTTATGATACTCACATTGATGTGATAGGAAGTTCTTCTACAGTTTTCAAATTTACACAAGAAGTGAACAAAAAGATTCAGAGCCTGTTTCAAAACAGGTAG
- the RBM43 gene encoding RNA-binding protein 43 isoform X2 yields the protein MDMGQAAKSARTVVISGVPDGVLSNDVMSDILVIHFQKAKNNGGDVEEVKYPTTEQGVAYITFEDPGVAESVLQKNEHRLEDRRLPRYYPLKVSPYCENVFSSVTAVLDMSVFRDKFVLEDLIQELKKKNTALRFGSLQPNGHIPVQGSFPAIKWLRDFLLLKAKSLSEDKKEESKSHQRPKKRLQKRRLTREVNDFVRDAEGEKQEVVLDTDIYLYMKHFFFKELLTNTDVVISNITDGDITTLHLQRGRSRRDAGQVLRVKEKIENQSVRLLKSLRKERIDLERCTRDKKKCRSVCESVKSRYPDVLVIPYDTHIDVIGSSSTVFKFTQEVNKKIQSLFQNR from the exons ATG GACATGGGACAGGCTGCAAAGTCAGCAAGGACCGTCGTCATCTCTGGTGTTCCAGATGGTGTTCTGAGCAATGATGTCATGAGTGACATCCTGGTGATTCATTTCCAAAAGGCAAAGAATAATGGTGGAGATGTGGAAGAAGTGAAGTACCCAACAACGGAACAAGGAGTTGCATATATAACTTTTGAAGATCCAGGAG TTGCAGAGAGTGTTCTACAGAAGAACGAGCATCGACTAGAAGACAGGAGGCTGCCCAGGTACTATCCTCTGAAAGTGAGCCCTTACTGTGAAAAT GTCTTCAGCTCTGTCACAGCTGTCCTCGATATGTCTGTTTTCAGAGACAAATTTGTTTTGGAGGATCTAATACAAGAGCTTAAAAAGAAGAACACGGCTTTGAGATTTGGCTCTTTGCAACCCAACGGGCATATTCCTGTTCAAGGGTCATTTCCAGCAATCAAATGGCTGAGAGACTTCCTTTTACTAAAAGCAAAATCCCTCTCAGaggacaaaaaggaagaaagtaaatcCCATCAGAGACCAAAGAAGAGGCTGCAGAAGCGCAGACTCACCAGAGAGGTGAATGATTTTGTTCGTGATGCGGAAGGGGAGAAGCAAGAGGTTGTTCTTGACACAGATATATATCTCTATATGAAGCACTTCTTCTTCAAGGAGCTCCTTACAAATACTGACGTTGTGATTTCTAACATCACTGACGGTGATATAACTACCCTACATCTTCAGAGAGGCAGAAGCAGGCGTGATGCTGGACAGGTATTAAGAGTCAAGGAGAAGATTGAAAATCAGTCTGTAAGACTTCTTAAGAGTTTACGTAAAGAAAGGATCGACTTGGAGAGGTGCACCAGAGataagaagaaatgcagatcGGTGTGTGAAAGTGTGAAATCCCGCTACCCTGATGTTTTGGTCATCCCTTATGATACTCACATTGATGTGATAGGAAGTTCTTCTACAGTTTTCAAATTTACACAAGAAGTGAACAAAAAGATTCAGAGCCTGTTTCAAAACAGGTAG
- the NMI gene encoding N-myc-interactor: protein MDSTNPPYSSGDNGLHVTTADLPDTSEEMESLKQELEKWKERFEQAEKTKTDLQHSISTANEEYVKIQHELTELKDAQEKLNKESGMSKAVYETELCVLDHDNSELKRDIEKLKEELAECCSALSQDGKIKKRVAEMKVEFTRMEDTEGDILDMNTHCVFSVTTRIPFKLNQNRALLTLEDEEVAQRLTKMGKHTVNLDGTTADVKVVPFTVGLGVKFELHITISGKKINVSEIPELPIPDEWMKDKLELNFYKSEYGGGVVENIRYDKRSRTAVITFTRPGAMASIARCTKYPFYVNGRCHKLSVSPRTDGHLEKLQLFSGISTKTILLKGIQETEDDEESVQDMIEIHFQKPSNGGGETESIKYVSKGATWVYFEEDA, encoded by the exons ATGGATTCAACAAACCCACCGTATTCTTCGGGAGATAATGGTTTG CATGTGACAACCGCTGACCTTCCTGACACATCAGAAGAGATGGAAAGTCTTAAACAGGAACTGGAGAAATGGAAG GAAAGATTTGAAcaagctgagaaaacaaaaaccgACCTTCAACATAGCATATCAACTGCTAATGAAGAATATGTGAAAATACAGCATGAGCTGACAGAGCTAAAGGATGCTCAAGAGAAACTTAATAAAGAGAGTGGCATGTCTAAGGCCGTCTATGAG ACAGAGCTTTGTGTGCTAGACCACGATAATTCTGAGCTGAAGAGAGACATTGAGAAGCTCAAAGAAGAGCTTGCAGAATGTTGTTCAGCGCTCTCGCAGGATGGTAAG ATTAAAAAAAGGGTGGCAGAAATGAAAGTGGAGTTCACTCGCATGGAAGACACAGAGGGTGACATTCTGGATATGAACACCCACTGCGTTTTTTCTGTAACAACAAGAATCCCATTCAAACTGAACCAAAACCGAGCACTGCTTACTTTGGAAGATGAAGAAG TTGCCCAGAGACTGACAAAAATGGGTAAGCATACTGTGAACCTGGATGGAACTACAGCAGATGTGAAAGTGGTGCCTTTTACAGTTGGACTGGGAGTCAAATTTGAG CTCCACATCACAATTTCTGGAAAGAAGATCAATGTTTCGGAAATCCCTGAGCTGCCAATTCCTGATGAATGGATGAAAGACAAATTAGAGCTGAATTTCTACAAATCTGAATACGGAGGAGGAGTAGTAGAAAATATAAGATATGACAAGAGGTCCAGAACAGCTGTGATTACGTTCACTAGACCTGGAG CAATGGCCAGCATTGCGAGATGTACTAAATACCCTTTCTATGTAAATGGAAGGTGCCATAAGCTTTCTGTGTCCCCAAGGACTGATGGACACTTGGAAAAGCTTCAG CTCTTTTCTGGTATTTCTACGAAGACCATTCTACTGAAAGGAATTCAAGAGACTGAAGACGATGAGGAAAGCGTGCAGGATATgattgaaattcattttcagaagcctAGTAACGGTGGTGGGGAAACAGAGAGCATCAAATATGTATCAAAAGGAGCTACGTGGGTTTATTTTGAAGAGGATGCTTAG
- the RBM43 gene encoding RNA-binding protein 43 isoform X3, whose translation MGQAAKSARTVVISGVPDGVLSNDVMSDILVIHFQKAKNNGGDVEEVKYPTTEQGVAYITFEDPGVAESVLQKNEHRLEDRRLPRYYPLKVSPYCENVFSSVTAVLDMSVFRDKFVLEDLIQELKKKNTALRFGSLQPNGHIPVQGSFPAIKWLRDFLLLKAKSLSEDKKEESKSHQRPKKRLQKRRLTREVNDFVRDAEGEKQEVVLDTDIYLYMKHFFFKELLTNTDVVISNITDGDITTLHLQRGRSRRDAGQVLRVKEKIENQSVRLLKSLRKERIDLERCTRDKKKCRSVCESVKSRYPDVLVIPYDTHIDVIGSSSTVFKFTQEVNKKIQSLFQNR comes from the exons ATGGGACAGGCTGCAAAGTCAGCAAGGACCGTCGTCATCTCTGGTGTTCCAGATGGTGTTCTGAGCAATGATGTCATGAGTGACATCCTGGTGATTCATTTCCAAAAGGCAAAGAATAATGGTGGAGATGTGGAAGAAGTGAAGTACCCAACAACGGAACAAGGAGTTGCATATATAACTTTTGAAGATCCAGGAG TTGCAGAGAGTGTTCTACAGAAGAACGAGCATCGACTAGAAGACAGGAGGCTGCCCAGGTACTATCCTCTGAAAGTGAGCCCTTACTGTGAAAAT GTCTTCAGCTCTGTCACAGCTGTCCTCGATATGTCTGTTTTCAGAGACAAATTTGTTTTGGAGGATCTAATACAAGAGCTTAAAAAGAAGAACACGGCTTTGAGATTTGGCTCTTTGCAACCCAACGGGCATATTCCTGTTCAAGGGTCATTTCCAGCAATCAAATGGCTGAGAGACTTCCTTTTACTAAAAGCAAAATCCCTCTCAGaggacaaaaaggaagaaagtaaatcCCATCAGAGACCAAAGAAGAGGCTGCAGAAGCGCAGACTCACCAGAGAGGTGAATGATTTTGTTCGTGATGCGGAAGGGGAGAAGCAAGAGGTTGTTCTTGACACAGATATATATCTCTATATGAAGCACTTCTTCTTCAAGGAGCTCCTTACAAATACTGACGTTGTGATTTCTAACATCACTGACGGTGATATAACTACCCTACATCTTCAGAGAGGCAGAAGCAGGCGTGATGCTGGACAGGTATTAAGAGTCAAGGAGAAGATTGAAAATCAGTCTGTAAGACTTCTTAAGAGTTTACGTAAAGAAAGGATCGACTTGGAGAGGTGCACCAGAGataagaagaaatgcagatcGGTGTGTGAAAGTGTGAAATCCCGCTACCCTGATGTTTTGGTCATCCCTTATGATACTCACATTGATGTGATAGGAAGTTCTTCTACAGTTTTCAAATTTACACAAGAAGTGAACAAAAAGATTCAGAGCCTGTTTCAAAACAGGTAG